Proteins encoded within one genomic window of Bacillus thuringiensis:
- a CDS encoding winged helix-turn-helix transcriptional regulator, which produces MENTNEETLLKCPIEKTMSVIGGKWTFLILRDLFYSPKRFAELERCLNGISPRTLSLRLKELEQENIIKRTIYSTMPPHVEYSLTKKGETLRPIFDAMKDWGNEWKILDE; this is translated from the coding sequence ATGGAAAATACAAATGAAGAAACTTTATTAAAATGCCCTATTGAAAAAACAATGTCTGTAATAGGCGGAAAGTGGACTTTCTTAATTTTAAGAGATTTGTTTTATAGTCCTAAACGTTTTGCTGAGCTTGAAAGATGCCTAAACGGTATTAGCCCACGCACTCTATCTCTTCGCTTAAAAGAACTTGAACAAGAAAATATTATAAAGAGAACGATCTACTCAACTATGCCACCTCATGTGGAATATTCACTAACAAAAAAAGGGGAGACACTCCGTCCTATTTTTGACGCAATGAAGGATTGGGGAAATGAGTGGAAAATATTAGATGAATAG
- a CDS encoding MFS transporter → MSGVASRNLDVQTKENSGIIILIALAMGFIMATLDVTVVNVAVVNIQETLGLALYSSTWIVDGYILSFAALLLAGGALANRFGAKRIYMIGLIIFVFASLLCAVATTGNALVIGRIIQGVGAALFMPSSLSLLVLSFPDEKKRAKMFGIWSAIVSIASGTGPFIGGLLVNTFGWRSIFIINFPIGITGILMAFIIIPNVLPKKEKINVANHLIGIIAITLLAFTLIEGPSYGWSSPQILGGIVGMVLTAILFVYAERKSKNSVVPRVLFQNETFTSANIVGFLINFALFGGIFMFGLFLQKAYGASPFVAGLQLLPMMSVFVIGNVLFAKMVTKFSSKSLLFIALFIASIGSLLLMLLVNNVSYIGIAIIYSVVNLGIGIAVPAMTTIVMKSAGSENGNMAGATLNVNRQIGALVGIAIMGIILNGSSNWYRGASYSFLVIGLSYLCAAFLVWKFVERE, encoded by the coding sequence GTGAGTGGAGTGGCTAGTAGAAATTTAGATGTTCAAACAAAGGAGAACTCGGGTATTATCATTTTAATCGCTTTGGCAATGGGATTTATTATGGCAACTTTAGATGTAACAGTAGTAAATGTTGCAGTGGTAAATATTCAAGAAACATTAGGACTGGCATTGTATAGTTCGACATGGATTGTCGACGGATATATTTTATCTTTTGCGGCATTATTATTGGCTGGAGGGGCGCTGGCCAATCGTTTTGGAGCAAAAAGAATATATATGATTGGTTTAATTATTTTTGTGTTCGCATCTCTTTTATGTGCGGTTGCTACAACGGGGAACGCTCTTGTTATAGGCCGGATAATTCAAGGTGTTGGAGCGGCTTTATTTATGCCAAGTTCACTTAGTTTATTAGTATTATCGTTTCCAGATGAAAAGAAGAGAGCTAAAATGTTTGGGATATGGTCCGCAATTGTCTCCATTGCTTCTGGTACGGGTCCTTTTATTGGTGGCCTTTTAGTAAATACATTTGGCTGGCGAAGCATTTTTATTATAAATTTTCCAATCGGGATAACTGGTATTTTAATGGCATTTATAATTATTCCAAATGTTTTACCGAAAAAGGAGAAAATAAATGTAGCGAATCATTTAATCGGTATAATTGCAATAACATTGTTGGCGTTTACTCTAATTGAAGGGCCAAGTTACGGATGGTCCTCGCCTCAAATTTTAGGAGGAATAGTAGGGATGGTATTAACCGCTATTCTCTTTGTTTATGCAGAACGAAAGTCAAAAAACTCGGTTGTGCCAAGAGTGTTGTTCCAAAATGAGACGTTTACCTCAGCAAATATAGTTGGGTTTCTAATAAACTTCGCTTTATTTGGCGGCATATTTATGTTTGGACTCTTTTTGCAAAAAGCATATGGAGCAAGCCCGTTTGTAGCAGGACTACAACTATTGCCAATGATGAGTGTATTTGTTATTGGGAATGTATTATTTGCAAAAATGGTGACTAAGTTTAGCTCAAAGTCGTTATTATTCATAGCGTTATTTATAGCTAGTATAGGATCTTTATTATTAATGCTTTTAGTAAATAATGTGAGTTATATAGGAATTGCAATCATTTATAGTGTTGTTAATCTTGGAATCGGTATAGCAGTACCTGCCATGACTACAATTGTAATGAAATCTGCCGGTAGTGAAAATGGGAATATGGCTGGAGCAACTTTAAATGTAAATCGTCAAATTGGTGCATTAGTCGGTATAGCAATTATGGGAATCATTTTAAATGGATCATCCAATTGGTACAGAGGGGCAAGCTATAGCTTTTTAGTTATTGGCCTTTCCTATCTATGTGCAGCATTTTTAGTTTGGAAGTTTGTGGAGAGGGAATAA
- a CDS encoding anti-sigma factor, with protein MGCTEFKKLWEKYKNGTLTHDEQEQLESHIETCKECEVYLDELLSKSEPIKKRLPPQNLKVPFWKIKWKQRWQTVSFVLAACIAIYFVGHFSSSFYFYNMKKLVEVNEIPALALEATIPNSRSTGGSTKIKPFFRAENEINLVKTVGKKELPIGTVTTRSFLSSVTDTNQSWANKLYSKKLSFVHPKIKQDEHLKEISKKVWDTLGKIHEGTVAEVALSFDKPYTLQELESLLYNVFEAQEMPPTPIWYALDTGQERINENDFILHGREIIGFPEHINLPDNEAKRPKTKEDEVIEMMRILSEHKETVSKTTQTSEKELNLDKRYEYVKENGVKVYGIVITGPSKELLKLQNSPHVRYATLGDIEVWNWFNQ; from the coding sequence ATGGGTTGTACAGAGTTTAAAAAACTGTGGGAGAAATACAAAAATGGAACGCTCACGCATGATGAACAAGAGCAGTTAGAAAGTCATATTGAGACATGTAAAGAGTGTGAAGTGTACTTAGATGAGTTGCTTTCGAAGAGTGAACCGATAAAGAAAAGACTACCGCCACAAAATCTGAAAGTCCCATTTTGGAAAATAAAATGGAAACAGCGTTGGCAAACCGTTAGTTTTGTCCTTGCCGCTTGTATAGCAATCTATTTTGTTGGTCATTTTTCATCTTCTTTTTACTTCTATAATATGAAAAAATTAGTTGAAGTAAATGAGATTCCAGCACTCGCACTAGAAGCAACAATTCCAAATAGTCGTTCCACTGGAGGCAGTACAAAAATAAAACCCTTTTTTCGTGCAGAAAATGAAATAAATTTAGTTAAAACGGTTGGCAAAAAAGAACTTCCAATTGGCACAGTAACAACGCGTAGTTTCTTATCATCTGTAACTGACACAAATCAATCTTGGGCAAATAAACTCTATTCAAAAAAACTTTCCTTTGTTCACCCAAAAATTAAGCAAGATGAGCATTTGAAAGAAATATCTAAAAAAGTTTGGGATACACTTGGAAAGATACATGAGGGCACCGTTGCAGAAGTAGCGCTATCTTTTGACAAACCTTACACATTACAAGAATTAGAATCCCTTTTATATAACGTATTTGAAGCGCAAGAAATGCCACCAACTCCTATTTGGTACGCTTTAGACACAGGGCAAGAAAGAATAAATGAAAATGATTTTATCCTACATGGCCGAGAGATTATTGGATTTCCAGAACATATAAATCTCCCCGATAATGAAGCAAAACGACCAAAGACAAAAGAAGATGAAGTAATCGAAATGATGCGTATTCTTTCTGAGCATAAAGAAACTGTAAGTAAAACTACTCAGACTTCTGAAAAAGAGCTGAACTTAGATAAGCGTTATGAGTATGTAAAAGAGAACGGTGTGAAAGTATATGGCATTGTCATTACAGGCCCGTCGAAAGAGTTATTAAAATTACAAAACTCGCCTCACGTTCGTTATGCGACTCTTGGAGATATTGAGGTTTGGAATTGGTTTAATCAGTGA
- a CDS encoding RNA polymerase sigma factor, whose translation MKRNQSLEEIYSDHMHDLFRYLLSLTGDSHYAEDLMQETFYRMLVHIDYYKGEEIRPWLFTIAYNAFIDWYRKEKKYKTTTVEEFHLPNVPSTEHEYFVKHEIASWLNSLSSLPLERRNVLLLRDYYGFSYKEIAEMTGLSLAKVKIELHRGRKETKSIKE comes from the coding sequence GTGAAACGCAACCAATCATTAGAAGAAATTTATTCAGATCATATGCATGATTTATTTCGCTATCTTCTCTCCCTAACCGGAGATTCCCACTATGCGGAAGATCTCATGCAAGAAACATTTTACCGCATGCTCGTCCATATTGATTATTACAAAGGCGAAGAAATTAGACCGTGGTTATTTACAATTGCCTACAACGCCTTTATCGATTGGTATCGAAAAGAGAAAAAATATAAAACAACTACAGTGGAAGAATTCCATTTACCAAACGTACCAAGTACAGAACATGAATATTTCGTAAAACATGAGATTGCTAGTTGGTTAAACAGCTTATCTTCTCTTCCCCTTGAAAGACGAAATGTCCTGCTACTACGAGATTACTACGGATTCTCGTATAAGGAAATAGCAGAAATGACTGGTCTCTCACTAGCAAAAGTGAAAATTGAATTACACAGGGGACGAAAAGAAACGAAAAGCATAAAGGAGTGA
- a CDS encoding AraC family transcriptional regulator encodes MESYETQIQRSIDYIEEDVMEKQTLRNLARIAGFSESHFHRVFQALVGDTVMEYVRKRRLARAAYQLSHTDEKVIDIAFEHGFQSHETFTRAFKKLFQMTPSEYRKREIETPMYYSVNVNQRKLNPYLGGIQMEYRIVNKPEFLVAGYELKTTSKEGKNHQDIPAFWQEYLQKDLGTTIPNRKDTSQWVELGLCTDFNLETGDFTYIIGMEVTDFENVPNEVAKRTFPAATYAVFTTPKVPHEEMVSSIHQTWNAVFSEWFPHSGYEHCGVTEFELYDERCHEDKSEFAQVELWIPVKKK; translated from the coding sequence ATGGAAAGCTATGAAACACAAATTCAAAGGTCCATTGATTATATTGAGGAAGATGTAATGGAAAAACAGACGCTGCGTAATTTAGCGCGTATTGCAGGTTTTTCTGAGTCGCATTTTCATCGTGTATTCCAGGCGTTAGTAGGTGATACGGTAATGGAGTATGTTCGAAAGAGGAGGTTAGCCCGGGCAGCTTACCAACTTTCTCATACGGATGAAAAAGTTATTGATATCGCATTTGAGCATGGCTTTCAATCTCACGAAACGTTCACGAGAGCCTTTAAAAAATTATTTCAAATGACACCAAGTGAATATCGAAAACGAGAAATTGAAACACCGATGTATTACAGCGTGAATGTAAATCAAAGAAAATTAAATCCGTATTTAGGAGGCATACAAATGGAATATCGTATTGTAAATAAACCAGAATTTTTAGTGGCGGGTTATGAACTGAAGACGACGAGTAAAGAAGGAAAAAACCATCAAGACATTCCAGCATTTTGGCAAGAATATTTACAAAAAGATCTTGGAACGACGATTCCGAATCGTAAAGATACGAGCCAATGGGTAGAGCTTGGATTATGTACTGATTTTAATTTAGAAACAGGGGACTTCACGTATATTATTGGAATGGAAGTTACAGACTTTGAAAATGTACCAAATGAAGTTGCAAAGCGTACGTTCCCAGCAGCGACATATGCAGTATTTACAACGCCGAAAGTTCCTCATGAAGAAATGGTATCGTCTATTCACCAAACTTGGAATGCAGTGTTCTCAGAATGGTTCCCGCATTCAGGCTATGAACATTGCGGCGTTACTGAGTTTGAATTATATGATGAGCGTTGTCATGAAGATAAGAGTGAGTTTGCTCAAGTAGAACTTTGGATACCGGTGAAGAAAAAATAA
- a CDS encoding VOC family protein, whose translation MFKKLECVSIHTKDIERSVSFYKEMGMKQNWVIERELEEGAIWTLIGLKFPDEKSSELVISNHPDINFMEIEVLVEDVQQTYESLKDNKDVKWIREPFPTESGHVAVMEAPDENVFVLVGK comes from the coding sequence ATGTTCAAAAAACTAGAATGTGTATCTATACATACGAAGGATATAGAAAGATCCGTTTCTTTTTATAAAGAAATGGGAATGAAGCAAAACTGGGTTATAGAAAGAGAATTAGAAGAAGGGGCTATTTGGACGTTAATAGGATTGAAGTTTCCAGATGAGAAAAGTTCGGAGTTAGTAATAAGCAATCATCCGGATATAAATTTTATGGAAATCGAAGTATTAGTAGAAGATGTGCAACAAACGTATGAAAGTTTAAAAGATAATAAAGATGTAAAATGGATTCGAGAACCATTTCCAACAGAATCAGGACACGTTGCGGTAATGGAAGCACCTGATGAGAATGTGTTTGTGTTAGTAGGGAAATAG
- a CDS encoding sensor histidine kinase yields the protein MNFNKRLIIQFILQHVFVLVTLLIAVVAAFTYLIFLVTSTSYEPNIPDSDNFMIARYISSEDGDISLKAEVKDLIKEKNDWIQVVEENGKVLYHFNTPSDVPTSYTKASLFSYIKNHIESPYTFTYWEIELEEKNVLVIYGGMLKSNALLKTIQKTHPSVSTDSFTLTEEEKQLLSKEKATLQIFNSVGEEVFSYPNGKKKTFSIIQAALSEKEPWNHKENTSSFYDTNSNHLLVVTAKNEHYYPDDEIEDIFTKKFLIGCGLILLIVFVYLVILSIWYGNKFGKPLLHAMRWLKNIAGGKYEEPVSKKGKPIRFRRSGKEKWSFRLFSDVTNSLEHLSITLKKNDAMRQVLQQTREEWITGLTHDLKTPLSSIYGYALLLESKQYNWTDHDIQQFGSVMKEKSQYMTTLIDDLSLTYQLKNNSLPGQHVNIEMNQFVQKVLLQFINNPTLQNQNIEFVPSSNKIQYFIEEKWFQRIIENLLVNAVKHNNETTNVMVKLSQNATSFTLSISDNGKGMDDKTKELLFERYYRGTNTEESNIGTGLGLAITKQLVHAHNGTISIDSELGKGTSIILVFPFRS from the coding sequence ATGAACTTTAATAAACGACTTATTATACAGTTTATCCTGCAGCACGTATTTGTGTTAGTTACGTTACTGATTGCTGTAGTAGCTGCTTTCACTTATTTAATTTTTCTTGTTACGAGTACTTCATATGAACCGAACATTCCAGATTCTGATAATTTTATGATTGCAAGATATATCTCTTCAGAAGATGGCGATATTTCGTTAAAAGCTGAAGTAAAAGACTTAATTAAGGAGAAAAATGATTGGATTCAAGTTGTAGAGGAAAACGGAAAAGTTCTCTATCACTTTAATACACCTAGTGACGTACCAACATCTTATACGAAAGCATCTTTATTCTCGTATATAAAGAATCACATAGAAAGCCCTTATACATTTACATATTGGGAAATTGAATTAGAAGAAAAGAATGTACTTGTTATTTACGGTGGTATGTTAAAAAGCAATGCATTACTAAAAACGATCCAGAAAACGCACCCTTCTGTATCTACGGATTCGTTCACATTAACAGAAGAAGAAAAACAGTTACTTTCTAAAGAAAAAGCAACACTTCAAATCTTTAATAGCGTTGGCGAAGAAGTATTCTCCTATCCAAACGGAAAGAAAAAAACATTTTCTATTATACAAGCCGCTCTTAGCGAAAAAGAACCGTGGAATCATAAGGAAAACACGTCTAGCTTTTATGACACAAATAGCAATCATCTCCTTGTTGTAACTGCCAAAAATGAGCACTACTACCCAGATGATGAAATAGAAGATATATTTACTAAGAAGTTTCTCATCGGATGTGGATTAATCCTTCTTATCGTATTTGTTTATTTAGTCATTCTTTCTATTTGGTACGGTAATAAATTCGGAAAACCGTTATTACATGCGATGCGCTGGCTTAAAAACATCGCTGGTGGCAAGTACGAAGAGCCTGTTAGTAAAAAGGGTAAACCTATTAGGTTCAGGCGATCTGGTAAAGAAAAATGGTCATTCCGCTTATTTAGTGATGTTACAAATTCACTAGAACATCTTTCTATTACACTCAAAAAAAATGATGCAATGAGGCAAGTACTGCAGCAAACACGGGAAGAATGGATTACTGGTCTAACACACGATTTAAAAACGCCACTTAGTTCCATATATGGCTACGCATTATTACTAGAATCAAAACAGTATAACTGGACCGATCATGACATTCAGCAATTTGGTAGTGTTATGAAAGAAAAATCTCAATATATGACTACATTAATTGATGATTTAAGCTTAACGTATCAATTAAAAAATAACAGTCTTCCTGGGCAGCATGTGAACATTGAAATGAATCAATTCGTCCAAAAAGTATTATTACAATTTATTAATAATCCGACACTTCAAAATCAAAATATTGAATTCGTACCAAGCTCAAATAAAATTCAATATTTCATTGAAGAAAAATGGTTCCAGCGTATTATCGAAAACTTACTCGTAAACGCTGTAAAACATAATAATGAAACGACTAATGTCATGGTAAAACTTTCGCAAAACGCTACTTCATTTACACTCTCTATTTCAGATAACGGAAAAGGAATGGATGATAAAACGAAAGAGCTTCTATTTGAACGGTATTACCGAGGAACGAATACAGAAGAAAGCAACATCGGAACTGGACTTGGCCTCGCCATTACGAAACAGCTCGTTCATGCTCATAACGGAACAATTTCTATCGATAGCGAACTTGGAAAAGGAACGTCAATTATACTTGTGTTCCCGTTTCGTTCGTAG
- a CDS encoding response regulator transcription factor: MYQANILLVDDETAILQLLTTILEKEGFSHITTATSAEIALSLTEQNDYDLIILDVMLPGQSGFDICPIIRQKTDCPIFFLTAKTSDLDKISGFSHGADDYITKPFNPLEVVARMKAQLRRHMKQAVPHEQKAHSSSFGRFAIDQHSAELTVNGRIVECSAQLFQLLLFFCENPNYVFSKEEIYEKVWGAPAYNGDDNTVMVHIRKLREKIEQDPSKPEYIKTVRGLGYKFITK; encoded by the coding sequence ATGTATCAAGCAAATATTTTGCTCGTTGATGATGAAACAGCAATTTTACAATTACTAACTACCATTCTTGAAAAAGAAGGTTTTTCTCATATTACAACTGCAACATCGGCTGAAATAGCATTATCTCTCACTGAGCAAAATGATTACGATTTAATTATTTTAGATGTCATGCTTCCTGGACAATCTGGTTTTGATATTTGTCCAATCATTCGTCAAAAAACAGATTGCCCTATCTTCTTCCTCACAGCTAAAACATCTGATTTAGATAAAATATCTGGATTTTCACACGGTGCAGATGATTATATTACGAAGCCATTTAATCCACTTGAAGTAGTAGCTCGTATGAAAGCACAACTCCGAAGACATATGAAACAAGCAGTACCACACGAACAAAAAGCACACTCCAGTTCATTTGGCAGATTTGCAATTGATCAACATTCCGCAGAACTTACAGTAAATGGACGTATTGTCGAATGTTCCGCCCAGCTATTTCAGCTACTACTCTTCTTTTGCGAGAATCCGAACTACGTATTTTCGAAAGAAGAAATATACGAAAAAGTTTGGGGAGCCCCTGCCTATAATGGCGATGATAATACCGTAATGGTTCACATTCGAAAACTACGTGAAAAAATTGAACAAGATCCAAGTAAACCAGAATATATAAAAACCGTTCGCGGACTTGGCTATAAATTCATTACAAAGTAG
- a CDS encoding CPBP family intramembrane glutamic endopeptidase, which translates to MNPFQTMRARYFLIVFALLTLVARISNELIENTFHMQNSSFINILIFYILPITWIFFECRKHRVSFSLFINKNETFNLVQVLYIALMLAVFSYGYLILYMYSFAWITPEFIMNALREPIIDSTGGYVYQIIMVVFIAPIIGEFVFRGFLLQRFAAKWGTSIAIIVVAMLFALLHVDFLGAVVFSVVLSIVYIRTNSLLMPIAIHMLNNAFVIGASYLINKEEIMSFADFSNYTTFFPGLIIFITGLNLVLIFLFVNRKYWSKEMPAIYVEQEKSFSDVVGSK; encoded by the coding sequence GTGAATCCGTTTCAAACGATGCGAGCTAGATATTTTTTAATTGTATTTGCACTATTAACGTTAGTTGCAAGAATCAGTAATGAATTGATAGAAAATACATTTCATATGCAAAATTCTTCTTTTATAAATATTCTTATATTCTATATCCTTCCGATTACATGGATTTTTTTTGAGTGTAGAAAACACCGTGTTTCCTTTTCATTATTTATTAATAAAAATGAAACATTTAACCTGGTGCAAGTTTTATACATTGCACTTATGTTAGCCGTGTTTAGTTATGGATATCTTATTTTGTACATGTATAGTTTTGCATGGATTACACCGGAATTTATTATGAACGCATTACGTGAACCGATTATTGATAGTACAGGGGGATATGTATATCAAATTATTATGGTCGTGTTCATCGCACCAATTATTGGTGAATTTGTTTTTCGGGGATTTTTACTGCAACGCTTTGCAGCAAAATGGGGAACGAGTATAGCGATCATTGTAGTAGCTATGTTGTTTGCGTTGTTACATGTTGATTTCCTAGGCGCAGTAGTATTTAGCGTTGTACTATCAATCGTATATATTCGTACGAATAGTTTACTTATGCCAATTGCTATTCACATGTTAAACAATGCATTTGTAATCGGCGCTTCTTATTTAATAAATAAAGAAGAAATAATGAGTTTTGCAGATTTCTCAAATTATACGACCTTTTTCCCAGGACTTATTATTTTTATAACAGGATTAAACTTAGTACTCATCTTCTTATTTGTTAACCGCAAATATTGGAGTAAAGAAATGCCCGCTATATATGTAGAGCAGGAAAAAAGCTTTTCAGACGTAGTGGGAAGTAAATGA
- a CDS encoding M48 family metallopeptidase: MRKVIGWSLFLYVGFALFIYWYLFGWNHELIPDMYKGTSADPETFMNARELTLSQDYSRVKNLLYFLATPLEWIILLFVLVLGISKKFEKWSKETTKISVLQVAIYFFYLSLLTTVLALPMQWISRKVSVDYGISTQSTQSWIKDHVIGFWESYATMLIVVTVLLWLIRKFPKRWWLAGWALSVPFTIFLTFIQPVVIDPLYNDFSTLKNKELETKILEMADKADIPAKHVYEVNMSEKTNALNAYVTGIGLNSRIVMWDTTLKQLKDKEILFIMAHEMGHYVMKHIYWGVASYVLLSFIGMYLISRIINMCIRKWGDTLQISRVACFSILPLFFLISSVLSFASQPATNYVSRIEERAADQYALDMTRDGKSGVKTFQYLSKTSLSQVNPPALVKFFLYTHPPIFERIHTFEQYEKQSKKK; encoded by the coding sequence GTGAGGAAGGTTATTGGGTGGTCGCTTTTTTTGTACGTTGGGTTTGCGTTATTTATATATTGGTATTTATTTGGATGGAATCATGAACTGATTCCGGACATGTATAAAGGAACGAGTGCAGATCCAGAAACGTTTATGAATGCAAGAGAGCTTACGCTAAGCCAAGATTATTCGCGCGTGAAAAATTTACTGTATTTTTTAGCGACGCCTCTTGAATGGATTATTTTATTATTTGTGCTTGTGCTCGGTATTTCAAAGAAGTTTGAGAAATGGTCGAAGGAAACGACGAAAATAAGTGTCCTGCAAGTTGCGATTTATTTCTTTTATTTATCATTACTTACAACAGTTCTTGCCCTGCCAATGCAATGGATTAGCCGAAAAGTGTCCGTTGATTACGGTATTTCAACGCAAAGTACACAAAGCTGGATAAAAGATCACGTTATCGGTTTTTGGGAGAGTTATGCGACGATGTTAATCGTAGTTACCGTTCTGTTATGGCTTATTCGCAAATTCCCAAAGAGATGGTGGCTAGCAGGGTGGGCGCTTTCTGTTCCATTTACAATCTTTTTAACATTCATACAGCCTGTCGTGATTGATCCACTGTATAACGACTTCTCGACGCTGAAAAATAAAGAATTAGAAACGAAAATTTTAGAGATGGCAGACAAAGCCGATATTCCTGCTAAACACGTATATGAAGTAAATATGTCGGAAAAAACGAATGCGTTAAATGCATATGTAACAGGAATAGGACTTAACTCGCGTATTGTAATGTGGGATACGACGCTTAAGCAATTAAAAGATAAAGAGATTTTATTTATAATGGCCCATGAAATGGGGCATTATGTTATGAAACATATATATTGGGGCGTTGCGAGTTATGTATTGCTATCGTTTATAGGGATGTATCTCATTAGTCGTATTATAAATATGTGTATTCGAAAATGGGGAGATACACTGCAAATTTCAAGAGTAGCATGTTTCTCAATTTTACCTTTATTTTTCTTAATTTCTTCTGTTCTCTCTTTTGCATCACAACCAGCAACAAACTATGTTTCTCGTATAGAAGAACGAGCGGCAGATCAATATGCTTTAGATATGACGAGGGACGGGAAATCTGGTGTAAAAACGTTTCAATATTTATCAAAAACGAGCTTAAGTCAAGTAAATCCGCCTGCGTTAGTGAAGTTTTTCTTATACACACATCCACCAATTTTCGAAAGAATTCATACGTTTGAACAATATGAGAAACAAAGCAAAAAGAAGTAG
- a CDS encoding methyl-accepting chemotaxis protein — translation MQAMEQTAGAMEELTQGMQSIVNTSSSVNELSAQSALDAESGNKLMKQMIQQMDTIQNSVHSGVKQVETMKEQSEEIVKIIDVMQVITSQINLLALNAAIEAARAGESGRGFAIVADEVRKLAEQSSDSAKQIEKLITQVMGTTNHTVHMMGKVDNEVQAGTQVVMHTEKVFGTITEKVQQVSEQIQTVSMSTDEIAASSEEISASTEDMAQISQRSSDRTDRVKESIQQQEKSVQEISASIEHLHNVAGELKQIVAQFTLQK, via the coding sequence ATGCAAGCAATGGAACAGACTGCGGGTGCGATGGAAGAGTTGACACAAGGAATGCAGAGCATAGTGAATACATCATCCTCTGTAAATGAATTGTCTGCTCAATCAGCATTAGATGCAGAGAGTGGTAACAAATTAATGAAACAAATGATTCAACAGATGGATACAATCCAAAATTCAGTACATAGCGGTGTGAAACAAGTAGAGACTATGAAAGAACAATCAGAAGAAATTGTTAAAATCATTGATGTTATGCAAGTTATTACCTCTCAGATTAACTTATTAGCATTAAACGCCGCAATTGAGGCTGCACGTGCTGGGGAAAGTGGTAGAGGATTTGCAATTGTGGCAGATGAAGTACGAAAATTAGCAGAACAATCTAGTGATTCTGCAAAACAAATTGAGAAGCTTATTACTCAAGTTATGGGAACAACGAACCATACGGTACATATGATGGGGAAAGTAGATAATGAGGTACAGGCAGGTACTCAAGTAGTAATGCATACAGAAAAAGTATTTGGAACAATTACAGAAAAAGTGCAGCAAGTATCTGAGCAAATTCAAACGGTATCTATGTCTACAGATGAAATTGCAGCGAGTAGTGAGGAGATTTCTGCTTCTACAGAAGACATGGCGCAAATTTCTCAAAGATCATCTGATCGAACTGATAGGGTAAAAGAGTCTATTCAACAGCAAGAAAAATCTGTTCAAGAGATTTCGGCTTCAATTGAACATCTGCACAACGTAGCAGGAGAATTAAAACAAATAGTTGCTCAATTTACTCTTCAAAAGTAG